A genome region from Littorina saxatilis isolate snail1 linkage group LG16, US_GU_Lsax_2.0, whole genome shotgun sequence includes the following:
- the LOC138949867 gene encoding trichohyalin-like: protein MNILNANVARDRDGHLQMPLPFKKKPVLPNNYILAAQRLEHLKRKLQRNTEYYNEYNEFMNDIIRRGDAEEAKETTGQEWKHFQPHCNVYVNGVKGEGLRDTGADMIVVRASLVPAMAYTGDSIRVRMAEASHAYDLNTAVIKVVTPLFTGTIVAVVMDDPPCDLLIGNRVQYRHMQAINELQQAACQELHWFRRRPNSVPEKVQKRFYSKSLPSSADSTTQSELPLASEQLEQDETIALETSWDTIKILEKKYLEKSDINTTEDESDSRKRKRTPRVLCQPLSKTQEWRNKKRQGLDQHGQATERKRQGLDLHGQATERKRQGLDQHGQATERKRQGLDLHGQATERKRQGLDLHGQATERKRQGLDLHGQATERKRQGLDLHGQATERKRPGLDLHGQATERKRQGLDLHGQATERKRQGLDLHGQATERKRQGLDQHGQATERKRQGLDLHGQATERKRQGLDLHGQATERKRQGLDLHGQATERKRPGLDLHGQATERKRQGLDLHGQATERKRQGLDLHGQATERKRQGLDLHGQATERKRQGLDLHGQATERKRPGLDLHGQATERKRPGLDLHGQATERKRPGLDLHGQATERKRPGLDLHGQATERKRQGLDLHGQATERKRQGLDLHGQATERKRQGLDLHGQATERKRQGLDLHGQATERKIQGLDLHGQATERKRPGLDLHGQATERKRQGLDLHGQATERKRQGLDLHGQATERKRQGLDLHGQATERKRQGLDLHGQATERKRQGLDQHGQATERKRPGLDLHGQATERKSPGLDLHGQATERKRPGLDLHGQATERKRPGLDLHGQATERKRQGLDLHGQATERKRQGLDLHGQATERKRQGLDLHGQATERKRQGLDLHGQATERKRQGLDLHGQATERKRPGLDLHGQATERKRQGLDLHGQATERKRQGLDLHGQATERKRQGLDLHGQATERKRQGLDQHGQATERKRQGLDLHGQATERKRQGLDLHGQATERKRKVFDCKRCGKERSSSNHKQF, encoded by the exons ATGAACATTCTCAACGCAAACGTTGCAAGAGACCGTGACGGACACCTACAGATGCCGCTTCCCTTCAAGAAAAAACCCGTTCTTCCAAACAACTACATACTGGCAGCCCAACGTTTGGAACACTTGAAGAGGAAGCTACAAAGAAACACAGAGTACTACAATGAGTACAACGAGTTCATGAACGACATCATAAGAAGAGGTGATGCAGAAGAAGCCAAAGAAACCACAGGCCAAGAATG gaaacactTCCAGCCGCATTGCAACGTCTACGTCAACGGAGTGAAAGGCGAGGGTCTGCGAGACActggggcagacatgatagtggttcgagCGAGTCTAGTTCcggctatggcctacacaggagacagtatcagagtgagaatggccgaggcatctcacgcttatgACTTGAACACGGccgtgatcaaggtcgtaacaccgttgttcacggggaccattgtggccgtcgtcatggacgatcctccatgcgacctgcttaTAGGGAACCGTGTTCA gtacaggcacatgcagGCCATCAATGAGCTGCAGCAAGCAGCTTGCCAGGAATTGCATTGGTTCAGAAG ACGGCCAAACTCGGTGCCAGAAAAAGTCCAGAAGCGTTTTTACTCCAAATCTCTGCCCTCATCAGCGGATAGTACCACTCAAAGCGAGCTCCCTCTGGCCTCTGAGCAGCTAGAGCAAGATGAAACCATCGCTCTAGAAA ctaGCTGGGACACCATTAAAATTCTGGAGAAGAAGTACCTGGAAAAGAGTGACATCAACACAACTGAAGACGAGTCTGACAgtagaaaaaggaaaagaacgCCACGTGTGCTTTG CCAGCCTCTTTCAAAGACCCAGGAGTGGAGAAACAAGAAGAGACAGGGATTGGACCAGCATGGTCAAGCTACTGAGAGGAAGAGACAGGGATTGGACCTGCATGGTCAAGCTACTGAGAGGAAGAGACAGGGATTGGACCAGCATGGTCAAGCTACTGAGAGGAAGAGACAGGGATTGGACCTGCATGGTCAAGCTACTGAGAGGAAGAGACAGGGATTGGACCTGCATGGTCAAGCTACTGAGAGGAAGAGACAGGGATTGGACCTGCATGGTCAAGCTACTGAGAGGAAGAGACAGGGATTGGACCTGCATGGTCAAGCTACTGAGAGGAAGAGACCGGGATTGGACCTGCATGGTCAAGCTACTGAGAGGAAGAGACAGGGATTGGACCTGCATGGTCAAGCTACTGAGAGGAAGAGACAGGGATTGGACCTGCATGGTCAAGCTACTGAGAGGAAGAGACAGGGATTGGACCAGCATGGTCAAGCTACCGAGAGGAAGAGACAGGGATTGGACCTGCATGGTCAAGCTACCGAGAGGAAGAGACAGGGATTGGACCTGCATGGTCAAGCTACTGAGAGGAAGAGACAGGGATTGGATCTGCATGGTCAAGCTACTGAGAGGAAGAGACCGGGATTGGACCTGCATGGTCAAGCTACTGAGAGGAAGAGACAGGGATTGGACCTGCATGGTCAAGCTACTGAGAGGAAGAGACAGGGATTGGACCTGCATGGTCAAGCTACTGAGAGGAAGAGACAGGGATTGGACCTGCATGGTCAAGCTACTGAGAGGAAGAGACAGGGATTGGACCTGCATGGTCAAGCTACTGAGAGGAAGAGACCGGGATTGGACCTGCATGGTCAAGCTACTGAGAGGAAGAGACCGGGATTGGATCTGCATGGTCAAGCTACTGAGAGGAAGAGACCGGGATTGGACCTGCATGGTCAAGCTACTGAGAGGAAGAGACCGGGATTGGACCTGCATGGTCAAGCTACTGAGAGGAAGAGACAGGGATTGGACCTGCATGGTCAAGCTACTGAGAGGAAGAGACAGGGATTGGACCTGCATGGTCAAGCTACTGAGAGGAAGAGACAGGGATTGGACCTGCATGGTCAAGCTACTGAGAGGAAGAGACAGGGATTGGACCTGCATGGTCAAGCTACTGAGAGGAAGATACAGGGATTGGACCTGCATGGTCAAGCTACTGAGAGGAAGAGACCGGGATTGGACCTGCATGGTCAAGCTACTGAGAGGAAGAGACAGGGATTGGACCTGCATGGTCAAGCTACTGAGAGGAAGAGACAGGGATTGGACCTGCATGGTCAAGCTACTGAGAGGAAGAGACAGGGATTGGACCTGCATGGTCAAGCTACTGAGAGGAAGAGACAGGGATTGGACCTGCATGGTCAAGCTACTGAGAGGAAGAGACAGGGATTGGACCAGCATGGTCAAGCTACTGAGAGGAAGAGACCGGGATTGGACCTGCATGGTCAAGCTACTGAGAGGAAGAGTCCGGGATTGGATCTGCATGGTCAAGCTACTGAGAGGAAGAGACCGGGATTGGACCTGCATGGTCAAGCTACTGAGAGGAAGAGACCGGGATTGGACCTGCATGGTCAAGCTACTGAGAGGAAGAGACAGGGATTGGACCTGCATGGTCAAGCTACTGAGAGGAAGAGACAGGGATTGGACCTGCATGGTCAAGCTACTGAGAGGAAGAGACAGGGATTGGACCTGCATGGTCAAGCTACTGAGAGGAAGAGACAGGGATTGGACCTGCATGGTCAAGCTACTGAGAGGAAGAGACAGGGATTGGACCTGCATGGTCAAGCTACTGAGAGGAAGAGACCGGGATTGGACCTGCATGGTCAAGCTACTGAGAGGAAGAGACAGGGATTGGACCTGCATGGTCAAGCTACTGAGAGGAAGAGACAGGGATTGGACCTGCATGGTCAAGCTACTGAGAGGAAGAGACAGGGATTGGACCTGCATGGTCAAGCTACTGAGAGGAAGAGACAGGGATTGGACCAGCATGGTCAAGCTACTGAGAGGAAGAGACAGGGATTGGACCTGCATGGTCAAGCTACTGAGAGGAAGAGACAGGGATTGGACCTGCATGGTCAAGCTACTGAGAGGAAGAGAAAAGTTTTTGACTGCAAGCGGTGTGGCAAAGAGCGCAGCAGCTCCAACCACAAGCAGTTCTAA